The segment AACTATATGTAGGGCAAAGTCATTCGACTTACGGGCAGGTCTACTTCGATGACCTCTTTTGTGACCTATTTTCGCACAAGGAGGTAATCATCAACGCGAACGGCGGTTTTGAAAATGGGTTTGCTGGTTGGCATAAAGGCCATGCGAGTTCCAGTAGCAATGCTTACGAGGGAGTGAACGCTTCGGCCATTACGCATGGCAGTTTCTGGAAAAATTCCTGGTATGAGTTTGATTGCGACCCCTCGAAGGAGTATGCGGTCTCTTTTGCGGCAGCTTCGGAGAATGCCACATCGAGTGGAATCATCCAGATTCGTTATTACGATTCCAGTGATTCGCCAATATCAGCCGATGTTTTACTTTCCCTCAGCGGAACCAACGCTTTTGCGGTCTACTACGCGGATGGCATCTACCCACCAGTAGGTGCGGATTATGCACGCTTTTATTTTTCCGCAGCCAAGCCAGGAGCGGGCATTTCTTATCTCGATGATGTCTTGATTTCCACAGATGCATACGAGTCTAGTCTCGTATCGCCGAACTTTATTGATCAAGCACTCACTAATTTGACGCCAGACCCTGGTATGGAAAATGGTGTCTCGGATTGGAGCGGGGGCGCAAACGTTGAAACAACTGTTGTGGCTACTGGCCTTCAGGCGGCTAGATTCGACGGAGCGAGCTTTTATAAATCGTATTCTCATGATTTGATTCCAGCAGACGAGGGCACTTATTATATACTTTCGGTACTCGCTGCGATCGAGAATGTTTCCATTAGCCCGTCGATAAAAATTTCATTTTTCGCTGCGGATGGAACGACGAAATTGGGCGATACCGACAATATTATCGATATTGAGGGTACGGCTCCATACCGAGCCTTTTCCAGTCCTTACTATCTGTCACCAGCTGGAACTGCATATTTGAAAATTTCAATTTCGTTTCCAAAAGAGAATTCGGGCGCGAGACTTTACTTGGATGAAGTGAATCTCTACGAATCAGAGAACCTGTCTGTTCGCTTAGTGCCGACTTATCAATCGGTTGGGGTGTATATTAGTCGCGAGGAACAGATTGCCAATGAAGTGGCGCACGTCTACTATCGAGAGACGGGCACGACGCAGTGGTATGAAGCCTACAAGCCGGAGTTCGACGCCACTCGTGGTGAGTATCGCAGCAGTATTGTCGGGCTGAATGAAGCGACTGATTACGAGGTGCAAGTTGTGCTGGAAGCCGATGGTATAAAGTTTGATGAAGCGGGTGCCCTAGTGGCTACTTGGGATTCTACCCCAACCATTGCGCAGACCATTTCAGTTGCCAGTCTCTATACGGGTGGGCAACTCCTGATTGAAGATATGCATGGTGAGCCCGATGGATGGATCAAGATTGTGGGCACCGGATCGAACGATATCGATGGGGGCTATGCGGATGATATTGCTTTGAGAGTTCTCAACAGCAGCTACTTGATTTTTGAGGGTATCGAAATTGAGGGCGGTCGTCGTCACGCGGTGCAGGTGCAGATGTCTGATCAGATTCGTATCGTTGATTGCGAAATGTCGGGTTGGGCGCGCCAGCCAAATTACATGGGAGGAGTCTACTCTTATGAGACGCTCGAGGATAAGAATAAGGGGAAGAAGTTTGCGATCAACAAAGATGCGGGCGTGCATCTGTATGAGAGTTCACGTGTGACGGTAGAGCGTTGCTATATGCACGACCCGCGGACATCCGCCAACAATTGGGAGGGCCGCAAGCATCCTGCAGGTCCAAGCGCGATCTATGTTCAGAACATTACGGGAACCAGCAGTAAGATAATGAAAGGCAATTTCGTTGTCCGCTACAATGATTTGATTGGTAGTGATGAAATCCGTTGGAACGATGTTATCGAGGGCGAAAACAACAACCAAGAACGTGGTTCCTTCTATCGCGACAGTGATATCTATGGCAATATGTTGGCTTTCGCTAATGATGACTCCACCGAATTGGATGGTGGGCAAATGAATATCCGATTCTTTGGTAATCGTATCGAGAGTTGTTATGTTGGGTTAAGTCTAGCGCCGTGTATTGTCGGTCCGTCGTACGTCTATCAGAACCTTATGTTTAACCAAGGGGACGACCGAAACAGTTGCTTCTCTATTGTTAAATTGGGTGGGGGGACGACCTACTCGAAGGGCAAAAGTTTCTTCTTCAACAACACGATTCATGGAAAGGGCAATGGCTTGACGAGTGTCCGCTTTGGGGATGATTCCAACTACTCCATGTTTCTGGGTCAGACCCGCAATAATATCATTCGCACGACCAACTCGAATCCCAAGTACAATAGGACGATACGCGATGAGGAACAGAACCCTTGGAATGATTTCGACTACGATAACTTGTCAACTCAAGGCAGTTCCACGGCGAGTACGGAATATGCCGCGGGCCAGGAAGCTAATGGGATACTCGACGACGCGCCGACCTTCGTCAACGCGGCTGTCGGCGACTTCCGCCTCGCGAGTGGTTCATCAGGTATTGATGATGGCCTGGGTTTGCCCAACTTCGCTGACCAATATCTAGGTAATGCTCCAGACCAGGGCGCTATCGAACATGGTGACAGCTCGATGTTTCCCATCCGTCCCATTGCAATTCATGCTGACAAATACTTTGTTGAACTGACTGGCGTCGCTGGTGGCTCTACGACACCAGTCGATGTGACGTTGACAACGGGTACGCTCAGTAGCCCGCTGGGCTACGAGGTCCGCATGAATAATACCGTGGATTGGCTCAGCGTGGCTCCCGCAACTGGCACTCTCTCTGCGCACAGCACTGAGTCGCTGACGCTGACTCTGCAAACTGCAGGCTTGAGTGCCGGAGATAAGCTAGAAGCGACCATTTTGGTTAAACTGGAGAACGGCTTCTCTGTTCCCATTACTGTCAATGCTGAAGCCCTCTAAACAAACGTAGTCATTTAATCGACTCTCCGTAGTTAGAATGGAGATATATTAAATATTTCAGCCTGACTGTACATTGAATTATGATTCCTATACTCTTTTTTCAGCGCCTTCCAATAGTGGCACTGAGTTTAACCTCCTTTTGCTCTCCTGACCTCTTCGCCTCTGATTCTGATCTGCGTTTCTACACCCGCGAAGTTAGAATTCAAACGAGTGACTATACCGGGAAGCTTACTCTGTGCCCACTTTATGATGACCGGGAATTAGCGATTACAACTCGTTGGGATGATAGTAATCCGCGTCATTACAGGATGCTGAAACTGATGGGTGACTATGGTTTCCATGGAACGCTTTATATGAACCATGGTATGAATGGAGAGAAGTCTTTGGACTTCGATCAACTCAAAGCCCTGGATGCCGACTTGGGAGCTCACTCGATGACGCATCCTCGTTTAGCCACGAATCTATCAATCAATCAGATGTTTTGGGAAGTTGCCGAGATTCGGGCAATTCTTGAATCCGAGCGGGATCAACCGATCAACAGTTATTGTTTTTCCGATGGTAATTTTCGGAACAGAGCCCGGCCCTTTATGCAGGGAGAAATCGCTAAGAGCTTACAACGTGTTGGTTATACTCATAATGTCTATGCACGATTCGCCGAAAGCATACCGGATGAACTCGATGCCGTTTCGACGGTTAGTCCTATTTCTGCCGGTGATAAAAACCCTTCGATGAAGAAGTTCGATCAGCGGTTCGAGCAGATTATGAGCGACCCGAATGAATGGTATGCTGAAGCTCCGTGTGTCTCTATTGGAGTTCATGTTTGGCTGTATAATGATGAGAGTTGGGGTGAAATGGAGGAGATTTACAAGAAATACGCCAATCGAGAGAATTGGTGGTATTGTGACCAGTCAGACTATGCGGCCTATCAAAAACTGTTGAAGCATACCTCATGGGCAGTGACTGATCGGAAGGACAATGAAGTCACCTATGAGATTCGGGTGCCCTATGCATCCGATCTGGGCTCCAATAGTCCTTTGAGCCTTCGCTTCTCAGTGCCCAATTCCAGAGTCTTCGTAGACGGAGAACTTGTCATGGCTCGGTCTGATGACGAGGGGACCATTTTTCATCTGCTGCCTCCTGATTTCGCCCAAATTCCACGGGAAATTTCTTATTTTAGAAATTTGACTAACCAGCCATCGCAACCTGCGGGATCAGCGTCTGAAACTTCATTAAGAGCGTGGCTTTACCTTGGGGCAAATGATCAACTCCAGTTGCAGATATCGAATCGTTCCTCGGTCTCCGTTGAAGAGGTTCGTCTCAGTTATATTTTGCCTCCGAAATACGAGAACCCACTGGCCGAGAATTTGGTCGGTATTGCCAGCGGGGAAACCCTCAAGTTGGAGCGACCGCTTAAAGTGATTGGGTCCGGCGAATATCTTTGGGGTGTGCCTTACTTGCTGTGTCAGATCGATTACCTCGCCAATGGACAAGCAGAGCGAGTGTTCGTTTCTACTTTTGATCAGGCAGTGCAGCCGCCCTATGAGGCCGGGTTTCGAGATGATTCATTCGTTTCGGGAATTTTCACGGATTTGAGTATTTCGGAGAGGGCAGCTGAATTGTCCGAGCCTGGCGCCGCAAAACTTGCGAGTCTCGCTTGGTATGGACCGACAGAAATGGAACGTCTTATGTATAATCGGTATGTTCTCGCAACGGATTTACGACTCAGCGATGAGCTAGAATCTGCCCCATCCGGTGAGCGTTATTATTTCATTATTCGGGAGCTCGTTTCCGATCAAGGGGGAGTGCTGGTTTCAAGGAGCTTCGCCCGCTTGAAGGGGGTCTATTTGAATGGCCGCAAGGTGCCCAAATCTGAGAGAGGAAATATTCCAATTCAACCGGGACTAAATCGATTCGTGACAATTCATAAGGTAAATAATCGGACTGACAGAAAGCGCGATTACTTTACCTATGAAGTTCGCAGTCATTGAGGAAGGTCTTCGGTTTCGAAGCGTTTTGATGTCGAGTCAGGGTTTAGCTGTTATACCGAATTTAGGAGGTTTTGATAGTTATGGCGGGCGGAGAATGAGCCTGAGCGAAGGTCACGGCGTTGCAGGGATCGGAGCGTATCTCGATGCGAATCCGATCCCTGCGCCTTGCGCTGCTTCGATTCTGCTCTGCACCATAACGGTCAAACCTTACTAAATTCGGTATTAGGGGAGGGGCTCATTTATCAGAAATCTGTTAACCTAGTTAGTAGTATTGGGCTCCTTCACATCTCCCCGCAGGGGAGGGGGTAATTTGCTGGAATGTCAGAATTTGCCAGTTAGAACCTATTGATGATGAGGATTTCTAGATCAAAAGAGAGCCCTCTGTAGATTTCAGCGGTGCCGAGATTGATATTTGATCTGCTTGGTAGAGGGTAGAACCTAGTTTTTCGGTTCCGCCGGTCGTGAGCCCGCAAAGTGAAAATGATCTAGTATGCTTCCTCGCGGCGACAAATAATATCTTTCTGCGTAAGGCCGCAGTCGCAGATACTCTGCTCTGGGCCGTTTGTTTTCATCTTTCGATAGGTGGACTCAGGTCCGAGAAATCTCCTTTCGATCAGCTCCCATATTTCGCAGCTGTGGTTTTCATCTCCTTTGGTTTACTCAATCTCGAATCCACTGAGCGGGAGTTGGGCCATCAGACAATTGGTATGCATCTGTTTCGTGGATTTATTGGGAATGAAGCAGTTTCACAGGTAGCACGCACGCCGGATGCGCGATGCTCAAGGAAGCACGGGAAGCCAACCTGTAATCTTTAGTATGTTTGGAGTCGCCCGGAGTCAGAAAATTATGACAACCTTTTCCATTATGAAGCTTCTCCGTGTTGCGATGGCGATGATCATCGTTTTTCTGGTTTTTCATCTTCTTTATGTCGGGCAGTCGCTCCTTCTTCCGTTGGTGATTGCGGGGGCTGTCGCCTATTTGATCAGTATTTTTGGGCGGACCATTTCTTCCGTTCGGATTGGAAAGTGGTCGATTCCGCATCCCTTGGCTGTGGTCTTGGCCTTGGCGGTTATTTTGCTTTCCCTGAGTTTCGTGGTTCAGTTGATCACGGTCAATATCGGCAAGGTGGTTAATGCGGCCCCTGGGTATCAGCAGAATCTCGAGGTTCTGATCAACAAGGGCTATACCTTTTTCGGAGTAGAGCAGGCTCCGAATCTTAAGGAGTTTCTCGGGCAATTTGACGTTCGGAAGTATCTGCAGAGTTTTGGAGGAACCGTTCGGGCTCTCCTCAGTAGTACGGGCATTATCATTGTTTATTTGGTTTTTCTCCTTCTCGAACAGCGGACGTTTCCCGGGAAGATTCGTTCTCTGGTGACTGATCCGGATCGTCAGGATGACACCTTCGCGATCATGGAGAAAATTCGGGATGATATCCGCCTCTACATCGGGATTAAGGTTCTGACAAGTGCGGCCACGGGCCTTTTGAGTTACCTCGTCCTCCACTTTGTCGGGGTTTCTTTTGCCAGTTTCTGGGCGGTTTTGATCTTTCTTTTGAATTTCATTCCCACGATCGGCTCCATCATTGCTACGGCTTTTCCCTCCCTGCTCGCCTTGGTTCAGTTTGAAACCATGGGTCCCTTCATTGTCACGGCCTCGGTATTGACTACGATACAGTTCTGCGTTGGCAGTTTGATCGAGCCGAAGTTGATGGGGAATCGTTTGAATCTCAGCCCGATCATTATTCTCGTGTCGCTCGGTCTTTGGGGGTCCATCTGGGGCATCCCGGGAATGTTCCTCTGCGTGCCGATCACCGTGATCATTATGATTGTCTGTTCCTATTTTCCCGAAACTCGATTCGTTGCCATTCTTCTATCGGGCAACGGAAAGGTAGGAGGTTTGAATCGGCAGATTTCGGATCTCTCCGACCATCAGTCGGGAGAAGAAAGGGAGCTCGATTTGGCGAAAGAATAGGCTTTGCAGACGGTGACGGTAAGAATTTTTATTTTTCTCAAATTTATCCTTGTCAGAAGATCGTCTCTCCATCTTAATTCAGGGTTTTTACAGCACTGCAGGGTGGAGCAGCCCGGTAGCTCGTCAGGCTCATAACCTGAAGGTCCTAGGTTCAAATCCTAGCCCTGCACCCAATGAAGGCCGCGTCCGAAAGGATAGCGGCCTTCGCCATGTCATGAGCAAAGAGTATCAAGTTTACGTCCTCGAGAACGCAAAAGAACGTCGCTACATCGGCCTTTCGGAGGATGTTGATCATCGTCTCGGTCAACACAATAACGGTGAGTCAAAGTGGACAGCAAAGCATGGTCCCTGGAAGCTTATTTGGACGAGCAGCCGACTTTCGCTTTCCGAGGCGAGAAAGCTCGAAAATAAGATGAAGCGACAGAAGAGCGGGATCGGCCTGCAAGTAATCATGGATGAGTATAGCGGCTCGTCAGGCTCATAATCCCGCGTCCGCGGGATCCTAGGCCAGCAAAGCTGGTCCCACTGAGCGGGATTCAAATCCTAGCCCTGCACCCAATGAAGGCCGCATCCGAAAGGATCGCGGCCTTCGCCATGTCATGAGCAAAGAGTATCAAGTTTACGTTCTCGAGAACGCAAAAGGACGTCGTTACATCGGTCTCTCGGAGGATGTTGATCATCGTCTCGGTCAACACAATAACGGTGAGTCGGAATGGGCCGCCTTTCGGGCGCCGCGGTATCTTCTCTCTAGGTAGCGAGCCATGGCCTCATGGCTCCCACGTGCTGAAGGGTTGGTTGCTTGGATTCTGACTTGGGTGCGGGTTGGGTCAACCCGCGCTACCTTGGGTCGGGGCCTTCACTTGACGCTCTAGCAGGAACTTTTTTCCATATCCATCAAGCCGAGGTGGGTCCTGTGGTCGCGCTTATGTGGGATTCGCTTTCGTAGGCGACAAAGACTTCGTCCCTGGGTCGCTGTATTCTCTCCATTCATAGGCAACTTTGGGGCTACTAACTAAAATTATCGATTAATTTAGTATATATTTTATTCGATAATATATGATGGATGTGCTGGTGTGTTTGTGGCGATGGGTGACTCCATCGACATCGGAGAATCCCTGTAACCGTTGGTGCACTATGCTTATGAAGGAGAGAAGGAATCGGACAAATGTACTCATGATCCTGGCGGATCAATTCAATGCCAGCTGGATGGGAGCTGCGGGGCACGCGCAAGCGATAACGCCGAACTTGGATAAGTTGTCAGCGGAGGGTGTTTCTTTCTCCAACGCTTATTGCCAAAATCCGATTTGTACGCCCAGTCGCGTCTGTATTGCATCGAGTCAGTATTGTCACAACCATGGTTATTACGGTTTGAGCGGAAATGCCAACCCGGACTTGCCTAACTTGTTTCGACACTTTCGGTCTGAGGGATACCGGACGGCTGCCTACGGAAAACTACATTTGCCCTGTGCTCCACGAAATTGGATCGCCGATGATGTGGACGAGTTTGGAGACACCTATGAGTCTGCTGACAATATTCATGGCCAGAGCGAGTTCTTGAGCGGGCTGGAACGCGACGGTTTGCGGGACTTGGAGGACAGTTGGCATAACTCTAAGAATTACGGGCGTAGTGGAATCCCCATGGATGCAATGCCTTCGCAGCTTCCGCTGGAGAGAACTCAGGAGATGTGGTGTGCCGGTAAGGCGATGAGTTTTATGGAGGAGAGTGGAGAGATGCCATTTTGCATCCAGGTTTCGTTGCAAAAGCCTCATCATCCTCTGTTGCCCAATCCTCGATTCTGGGAAATGTATCCTGAGGATTTGGAGCTGCCTTCGACTTGGAATTTGCCGCCCAATGGCCGTCCGTCTCACTTCCGTGAGCAGTGGGAGGAGTGTCGGAAAATGCAGCCTGAGTTTGGTCAACCCGGTGAGGACATCGAGGCCCTCTATCGGCGGTGCTGGCGCGGGACACTGGCCTGTGTCACTCAGGTCGACTATGTCATCGGCCAGTTAATGGAATTTTTGGATGAGCGTGGTTTGCGCGATAA is part of the Puniceicoccus vermicola genome and harbors:
- a CDS encoding polysaccharide deacetylase family protein; translation: MIPILFFQRLPIVALSLTSFCSPDLFASDSDLRFYTREVRIQTSDYTGKLTLCPLYDDRELAITTRWDDSNPRHYRMLKLMGDYGFHGTLYMNHGMNGEKSLDFDQLKALDADLGAHSMTHPRLATNLSINQMFWEVAEIRAILESERDQPINSYCFSDGNFRNRARPFMQGEIAKSLQRVGYTHNVYARFAESIPDELDAVSTVSPISAGDKNPSMKKFDQRFEQIMSDPNEWYAEAPCVSIGVHVWLYNDESWGEMEEIYKKYANRENWWYCDQSDYAAYQKLLKHTSWAVTDRKDNEVTYEIRVPYASDLGSNSPLSLRFSVPNSRVFVDGELVMARSDDEGTIFHLLPPDFAQIPREISYFRNLTNQPSQPAGSASETSLRAWLYLGANDQLQLQISNRSSVSVEEVRLSYILPPKYENPLAENLVGIASGETLKLERPLKVIGSGEYLWGVPYLLCQIDYLANGQAERVFVSTFDQAVQPPYEAGFRDDSFVSGIFTDLSISERAAELSEPGAAKLASLAWYGPTEMERLMYNRYVLATDLRLSDELESAPSGERYYFIIRELVSDQGGVLVSRSFARLKGVYLNGRKVPKSERGNIPIQPGLNRFVTIHKVNNRTDRKRDYFTYEVRSH
- a CDS encoding AI-2E family transporter, yielding MKLLRVAMAMIIVFLVFHLLYVGQSLLLPLVIAGAVAYLISIFGRTISSVRIGKWSIPHPLAVVLALAVILLSLSFVVQLITVNIGKVVNAAPGYQQNLEVLINKGYTFFGVEQAPNLKEFLGQFDVRKYLQSFGGTVRALLSSTGIIIVYLVFLLLEQRTFPGKIRSLVTDPDRQDDTFAIMEKIRDDIRLYIGIKVLTSAATGLLSYLVLHFVGVSFASFWAVLIFLLNFIPTIGSIIATAFPSLLALVQFETMGPFIVTASVLTTIQFCVGSLIEPKLMGNRLNLSPIIILVSLGLWGSIWGIPGMFLCVPITVIIMIVCSYFPETRFVAILLSGNGKVGGLNRQISDLSDHQSGEERELDLAKE
- a CDS encoding GIY-YIG nuclease family protein, producing the protein MSKEYQVYVLENAKERRYIGLSEDVDHRLGQHNNGESKWTAKHGPWKLIWTSSRLSLSEARKLENKMKRQKSGIGLQVIMDEYSGSSGS
- a CDS encoding GIY-YIG nuclease family protein encodes the protein MSKEYQVYVLENAKGRRYIGLSEDVDHRLGQHNNGESEWAAFRAPRYLLSR
- a CDS encoding sulfatase family protein — encoded protein: MILADQFNASWMGAAGHAQAITPNLDKLSAEGVSFSNAYCQNPICTPSRVCIASSQYCHNHGYYGLSGNANPDLPNLFRHFRSEGYRTAAYGKLHLPCAPRNWIADDVDEFGDTYESADNIHGQSEFLSGLERDGLRDLEDSWHNSKNYGRSGIPMDAMPSQLPLERTQEMWCAGKAMSFMEESGEMPFCIQVSLQKPHHPLLPNPRFWEMYPEDLELPSTWNLPPNGRPSHFREQWEECRKMQPEFGQPGEDIEALYRRCWRGTLACVTQVDYVIGQLMEFLDERGLRDNTIVVFGSDHGAYHGIHGILEKAPGICSDEVCRVPMIWRIPGFPGAGKECKALVENIDIGPTLAELCGTREMNYADGKSLCPLVDGSVDSVHEAAVTENAWSKAVRWDRWRLVHYPAGMFGAEPEGELYDLESDPSERVNLYDDQAYQEQVRIGMTLLTDWLIKSMRVTTTPMLVQTVKKLGESRVVPQESDGRAANAFQPGGRNDLLINYL